In bacterium, a single window of DNA contains:
- the kefC gene encoding Glutathione-regulated potassium-efflux system protein KefC, with the protein MANPSKAIAASLPVLLRCRTGREQAAVSAWSRLLLVGVLLFTTTCVGTLGHMLLGGHSAFDSFYFTLITLAAIGYGEPENVTTAERIFNTGLIVVGISLVAMATATIVQLMLELDLDPRRRTMERAIAALDGHYIVCGAGRVGRHIVHALQQRNTSYVVVEADPDLYQQLLEQEVLVIRGDATQDAVLIQAGVSKARGLLAAVGDHAVNAFIVLTGKALNPGLHIVARADDEGDELKMRKVGADKVIFPTRLGSLAMANALTRPAVASYLEWAIALDGVDLEMDEITIAGESQMVGQTLADANLRAAFQVTVIAVRRADGTVVYNPGADTRIAGDDVWIVVGKPQELLQLRSQAALVR; encoded by the coding sequence GTGGCCAACCCCAGTAAGGCGATTGCGGCAAGCCTGCCGGTCCTCCTGCGCTGTCGGACAGGTCGGGAGCAGGCTGCAGTCAGCGCCTGGTCCCGGCTGCTCCTGGTCGGAGTGCTGCTCTTCACGACGACCTGTGTTGGGACGCTGGGCCATATGCTGCTGGGTGGTCACTCGGCCTTCGATTCGTTTTACTTCACGCTGATTACCCTCGCGGCAATCGGGTATGGCGAGCCGGAGAATGTCACCACCGCCGAGCGCATTTTCAACACGGGCCTCATCGTCGTGGGCATTAGCCTCGTGGCGATGGCGACCGCGACGATTGTCCAGCTGATGCTCGAACTGGACCTCGATCCCCGGAGGCGCACCATGGAACGTGCGATCGCTGCCCTGGATGGGCACTACATTGTTTGCGGTGCCGGGAGGGTCGGACGGCACATCGTGCACGCACTGCAGCAGCGGAACACCAGCTATGTCGTGGTCGAAGCGGATCCGGACCTGTATCAGCAACTGCTCGAGCAGGAGGTGCTGGTGATTCGGGGGGATGCGACGCAGGACGCGGTCCTCATCCAGGCCGGGGTCTCCAAAGCCCGGGGACTGCTGGCGGCGGTCGGCGACCACGCCGTTAATGCGTTCATTGTCCTGACCGGCAAAGCGCTGAACCCGGGATTGCATATTGTGGCCCGTGCCGACGATGAGGGGGATGAGCTGAAGATGCGGAAGGTGGGCGCGGACAAGGTCATCTTCCCCACGCGACTCGGTTCCCTCGCGATGGCGAATGCCCTCACGCGACCGGCGGTCGCCAGCTATCTGGAATGGGCCATTGCGCTGGATGGGGTCGACCTGGAAATGGACGAAATCACCATTGCCGGGGAAAGCCAGATGGTGGGGCAGACCCTGGCCGACGCGAACCTGCGGGCCGCCTTCCAGGTGACCGTGATCGCGGTGCGACGGGCTGATGGCACGGTGGTCTACAACCCCGGCGCAGACACCCGTATTGCCGGCGATGATGTCTGGATTGTGGTGGGGAAACCGCAAGAGCTGCTGCAGCTGCGGTCCCAGGCGGCGCTGGTCCGCTAG
- the smpB gene encoding SsrA-binding protein, which yields MAKPAGKGPGDQGTQDYRNKKAYHNFDILETLEAGIVLTGAEVKSLRSGGGDLQDAYAKVERGELWVHGMKISAYAFNTDRAAEAPRRPRKLLVHKREILKLRQKTLEKGLTLIPLRMYFKEGRVKLEIGLCKGRRQYERRDVIASRDAAREMDRVRKSQHQED from the coding sequence ATGGCAAAACCTGCAGGCAAAGGCCCCGGCGACCAGGGGACCCAGGACTATCGGAACAAAAAGGCGTACCACAACTTCGACATCCTCGAAACGCTGGAGGCGGGCATCGTCCTAACCGGTGCAGAAGTGAAGTCGTTGCGGTCCGGGGGCGGGGATCTGCAGGATGCCTACGCCAAAGTGGAGCGGGGCGAGCTCTGGGTCCATGGGATGAAGATCTCGGCTTACGCCTTCAACACGGATCGGGCAGCGGAAGCCCCCCGACGTCCGCGCAAGCTGCTGGTCCATAAGCGGGAAATCCTGAAGCTCCGGCAGAAGACCCTCGAGAAGGGCCTGACCCTGATCCCGCTGCGGATGTACTTCAAGGAGGGGCGGGTGAAGCTCGAGATCGGTCTCTGCAAGGGGCGACGGCAGTATGAGCGTCGCGATGTCATCGCCTCCCGGGATGCCGCGCGCGAGATGGATCGGGTCCGCAAGAGTCAGCACCAGGAGGACTGA
- the alr1 gene encoding Alanine racemase 1 has translation MSPGMTLPAHAARPVWAEIDLAALRHNAGQVQSILRPGTALMAVVKANAYGHGMEQIARALFREGVTRFGVASLEEALRLRAAGITGDILVLGYSDPAVSADLIAHGILQTVGRTDQIRALREAARQVGLPARVHVKVDTGMTRLGAPLTAAQEVLYEAMAHPEVTCRGIYTHFHSADLPAQLATIAQWHEFERLLQPMRKVMAQVTLHAANTAAVINYPQTHADMVRVGIALYGGLPAPSVPRTLDLRPVLTLKSRVVDVKQIPAGTGVGYGHRFVAAEAETIALLPIGYADGYVTAFSDRARVVVRGHRARVTGQVSMDFTAIRVPPGVPVSVGDEVVLLGTQGQEQIQLQELADWAGMVAYEPLSLLGPRIARHYLHDAESSASV, from the coding sequence ATGAGTCCCGGCATGACTCTCCCCGCACATGCGGCCCGGCCGGTCTGGGCGGAAATCGACCTCGCCGCCCTGCGTCACAACGCCGGGCAGGTGCAGTCGATCCTCCGTCCCGGCACCGCGCTGATGGCGGTGGTCAAAGCCAACGCTTATGGGCATGGCATGGAGCAGATCGCCCGGGCCCTGTTCCGGGAAGGTGTGACCCGCTTCGGGGTTGCGAGCCTGGAAGAAGCCCTCCGCCTCCGGGCCGCCGGCATCACCGGCGACATCCTGGTCCTGGGGTATAGCGACCCGGCGGTCAGCGCGGACCTCATCGCCCACGGCATCCTCCAGACCGTGGGACGCACAGACCAGATTCGTGCCCTCAGGGAAGCGGCGCGACAGGTCGGACTCCCGGCCCGGGTCCACGTGAAGGTCGACACGGGAATGACCCGGCTCGGGGCGCCCCTCACCGCGGCCCAGGAAGTCCTCTACGAGGCGATGGCGCATCCGGAAGTGACCTGTCGCGGGATCTACACCCACTTCCATTCCGCCGACCTGCCGGCGCAGCTCGCCACCATCGCCCAATGGCACGAGTTCGAGCGACTCCTGCAGCCGATGCGGAAGGTCATGGCGCAGGTGACCCTTCATGCGGCGAACACCGCGGCGGTCATCAACTACCCGCAGACACACGCTGACATGGTCCGGGTCGGCATCGCGCTGTATGGCGGTCTCCCGGCGCCATCAGTACCCCGGACGCTTGACCTGCGACCGGTGCTGACGCTGAAGTCCCGGGTCGTGGATGTGAAACAGATCCCCGCCGGGACCGGGGTTGGCTATGGACATCGGTTTGTCGCGGCGGAAGCCGAGACCATCGCGCTGCTGCCGATTGGGTATGCCGATGGCTATGTGACCGCGTTCTCGGATCGCGCCCGGGTGGTGGTGCGGGGACATCGGGCGCGCGTGACCGGCCAGGTCAGCATGGACTTCACGGCGATTCGGGTGCCGCCCGGCGTGCCGGTGAGTGTGGGAGATGAAGTCGTGCTGCTGGGGACCCAGGGGCAGGAGCAGATTCAGCTGCAGGAACTCGCGGACTGGGCCGGCATGGTGGCGTACGAGCCCCTGAGTCTGCTCGGTCCGCGCATCGCGCGTCACTATCTGCACGATGCGGAATCATCGGCCAGCGTGTGA
- the csrA gene encoding Translational regulator CsrA, whose amino-acid sequence MLVLSRKTNEKILIGKDIEITIVDVRGDVVKVGINAPREVSILRHELLEQVQRANQDASQASVATLRALERRLPAQDRDEDDPLPRNGTLG is encoded by the coding sequence ATGCTCGTCCTCTCCCGCAAAACCAACGAAAAGATCCTCATCGGCAAGGATATCGAGATCACCATCGTCGATGTCCGGGGGGATGTCGTCAAAGTCGGCATCAACGCGCCCCGCGAGGTCAGCATCCTGCGGCACGAGTTGCTGGAACAGGTCCAGCGTGCCAATCAGGATGCATCCCAGGCGTCGGTCGCCACCCTCCGCGCTCTGGAGCGTCGACTCCCCGCGCAGGACCGCGATGAGGATGATCCCCTGCCACGAAATGGCACACTGGGATAA
- the fliW gene encoding Flagellar assembly factor FliW → MSVVRVTVPVVTPPPAATIPTTRFGVLTVPHEEIYAMPEGMHGFPDLARFVLIAPEPGSLFYWWQSAQEPELAFPLLQPATIFPDFGIEVDESDVLRLQLGGRTELHALCVVTVPPQQPEHITVNLLAPLVLDPVAREAWQLICERSDHRIAVPLLPALEAWRAAAASDQ, encoded by the coding sequence ATGTCCGTCGTTCGTGTAACCGTTCCGGTGGTGACCCCACCCCCGGCGGCGACCATTCCCACCACCCGCTTCGGGGTGCTGACGGTCCCCCATGAGGAGATCTACGCCATGCCCGAGGGGATGCACGGCTTTCCGGATCTGGCGCGGTTTGTCCTGATCGCCCCGGAGCCGGGGAGTCTCTTTTACTGGTGGCAAAGCGCCCAGGAACCGGAACTTGCCTTTCCGTTGCTGCAACCGGCTACGATTTTTCCGGACTTTGGCATCGAAGTGGACGAGTCGGATGTGCTGCGGCTGCAGCTGGGGGGACGCACGGAACTGCACGCACTCTGTGTAGTGACAGTCCCCCCCCAGCAGCCAGAGCACATCACGGTGAATCTGCTCGCCCCCCTCGTCCTGGACCCCGTTGCCAGAGAGGCGTGGCAGCTCATCTGTGAACGGAGCGACCACCGGATTGCGGTGCCCCTCCTGCCAGCCCTCGAGGCCTGGCGGGCTGCGGCAGCCAGCGACCAGTGA
- the flgI gene encoding Flagellar P-ring protein, with translation MQRSTRFIALIAGSLLMLSAGSVWADGADGVVRDDPEVFADIASAGSESTGGGLLGLPVGSGSGTGEATLDLTGLTDPRMGPRLKDIGKVGGLRTNQLYGVGVVVGLAGTGDDSRMTSQIISNFLKRQDLPLETALLKGKNATAVTLTAEVPPFVQVGDTLDLTVSAMGSTKSLEGGILLLSPLKAPNGELIALAQGPITLGAVGASGGSGGAKSSAQKNFLTVGRVMNGALIERPVASDLPRGGRLYWTLKEPDFTTAQRAAAALNLSVPGSLAVAEDAQRIALQMPASFRGSFVDFLATVEQVQVATDIPARIVINERNGTIVAGHQVRIKPVNVAHGNVTITVTEGFAVSQPTTPLGGGSTAVTPGASVELTESPATRKLISTIEDLLDAVTSVGGSIRDAVAILQSLKTAGAIDAELVVI, from the coding sequence ATGCAGCGCAGCACACGGTTCATCGCCCTCATCGCCGGCTCTCTGCTGATGCTCTCTGCCGGTTCGGTCTGGGCCGATGGCGCGGATGGCGTCGTTCGGGACGACCCGGAAGTTTTCGCCGACATCGCCTCCGCTGGAAGTGAGAGCACGGGCGGCGGACTCCTCGGACTCCCGGTCGGATCCGGCAGCGGGACTGGGGAAGCCACGCTGGATCTCACGGGTCTCACCGACCCCCGTATGGGACCCCGCCTCAAGGACATTGGAAAGGTCGGTGGACTGCGGACCAATCAGCTCTATGGGGTCGGTGTGGTGGTCGGACTCGCCGGGACCGGCGATGACTCCCGCATGACTTCCCAAATCATCAGCAACTTCCTGAAGCGTCAGGACCTCCCGCTGGAGACCGCGCTGCTCAAAGGCAAAAACGCCACCGCCGTGACCCTGACTGCAGAAGTGCCCCCTTTCGTGCAGGTCGGCGACACCCTCGACCTGACGGTCTCGGCGATGGGCAGCACCAAGTCGCTGGAGGGCGGCATCCTGTTGCTCAGTCCGCTGAAGGCGCCGAACGGCGAGTTGATCGCGCTGGCCCAGGGTCCCATTACGCTGGGTGCGGTTGGGGCGAGCGGCGGGAGCGGCGGCGCGAAATCCTCAGCGCAGAAGAACTTTCTGACAGTCGGACGGGTCATGAACGGTGCCCTCATCGAACGCCCGGTCGCCAGCGACCTGCCGCGTGGGGGACGGCTTTACTGGACCCTCAAGGAGCCCGACTTCACCACCGCCCAGCGGGCCGCCGCCGCGTTGAATCTGTCAGTTCCGGGGAGTCTGGCAGTCGCCGAAGATGCCCAGCGGATCGCCCTGCAGATGCCGGCGTCGTTCCGGGGGAGCTTTGTCGATTTCCTGGCGACCGTGGAGCAGGTCCAGGTCGCGACTGATATCCCTGCCCGGATCGTGATCAATGAGCGCAACGGCACCATCGTGGCGGGGCACCAAGTCCGGATCAAGCCGGTGAATGTCGCGCATGGAAATGTCACGATCACGGTCACCGAGGGCTTCGCGGTCAGTCAGCCAACGACTCCTCTGGGGGGTGGCTCGACTGCGGTCACGCCGGGAGCCTCGGTGGAGCTGACAGAGTCCCCTGCGACACGCAAACTCATCAGCACCATTGAAGATTTGCTGGATGCAGTCACCAGTGTCGGTGGCAGCATCCGGGATGCGGTGGCAATTCTGCAGTCCTTAAAAACGGCTGGTGCCATTGATGCCGAACTGGTGGTGATCTAG
- the flgH gene encoding Flagellar L-ring protein: MRSWHAHMLTVGLTLALVGAGGIPAQSESLFAPAGGDLFTHTTARQVGDILTVLIAENTTASRNVGTDIEKAPKYSGKARVEGFFDILTGLDGLIEPLKSLDISPKEEFESKASTTAGQKFSGRLTVIVREVLPNGHLQVEGVRAIQINKETETLTLSGVVRTLDIAPENTVLSTQLADVEIHYTGKGVVSRSQKVGILGKLYNLLF, encoded by the coding sequence ATGCGATCCTGGCATGCCCACATGCTGACTGTTGGACTCACGCTGGCGTTGGTTGGTGCTGGCGGCATCCCTGCCCAGAGCGAAAGCCTCTTTGCGCCTGCCGGTGGCGACCTTTTCACGCACACGACAGCGCGACAGGTCGGCGACATCCTCACGGTCCTGATTGCCGAGAACACCACCGCCTCCCGCAATGTCGGCACGGACATTGAAAAGGCTCCGAAGTATTCGGGGAAAGCCAGGGTCGAGGGGTTCTTCGACATCCTGACAGGCCTGGATGGACTGATCGAGCCGTTGAAGTCGCTGGACATCTCGCCAAAGGAAGAGTTCGAGTCCAAAGCATCCACCACTGCCGGGCAGAAGTTCAGCGGGCGCTTGACTGTCATCGTGCGGGAAGTCCTGCCCAACGGTCATCTCCAGGTGGAGGGAGTCCGCGCGATCCAGATCAACAAGGAAACCGAGACGCTGACCCTTTCTGGCGTGGTGCGGACTCTCGATATCGCGCCGGAAAACACCGTGCTGTCGACCCAGCTGGCAGATGTCGAGATCCACTACACCGGTAAGGGTGTCGTGAGTCGCTCACAAAAGGTCGGCATCCTCGGCAAGCTCTACAACCTGCTCTTCTAG